Part of the Acidobacteriota bacterium genome is shown below.
GGGCGGGCGGGAATCCAGGAGGCCTTCGAGCGGCTCTTCGATTGGGCCGAAGCCAAAGACCTGGAGCTGCGTCTGACCTTCGAGATCATGGAGCGGGATGTGGAGCGGGACCTGGCCTACGACGTCGGTCTCTACACCCTGGCGCGGCTTCGAGAGGGGGACGAGCTGGGCAGCATTCGCGGCAAATTCGTGCTCATCTCGCGTCGCCAGGAGGACGGCTCCTGGCTTTTCCACGTCGATGGTTTCAGCCGTTCGCCCAAATGAATCGTCTCTCGGCAGGCTTGCGAGGGGCCTTCGCCATGCTCGCCGATTTCCGGTGACAGGCCCCCGGATGTGGTAGAACCTGGCCGGGAGAAAACCCCAGCGGGTCTGAGCCCGTACTCATCCCAAAGGGGGTTGGGCCTGCCG
Proteins encoded:
- a CDS encoding DUF4440 domain-containing protein, with product MNRKRHQRHLSLFMVSCILGVLGGSTFALPVVTHLSDARPVQSLDAAYQRLSAAYQELDSSAAITVYTPDALYLQPDEQLVQGRAGIQEAFERLFDWAEAKDLELRLTFEIMERDVERDLAYDVGLYTLARLREGDELGSIRGKFVLISRRQEDGSWLFHVDGFSRSPK